The following are encoded together in the Nocardia sp. XZ_19_385 genome:
- a CDS encoding ABC transporter permease: MIELQERALKRLPEPAARLARWGIDTTSSALRTFGRALTLAEEAFRWLFRDLIALRHPWRDSVLQSWFIVSVTAIPAVLVAIPFGVIVAVQVGTLTQEVGATSVTGAAGGLGVIRQGAPMVSALLLGGAAGAAIASDLGARTIRDEIDALRTMGIDPVRRLVVPRLAAMMLVAPLLCILIIFMGIGTGYVINVGFQSGTAGSYMSSLSAFASLADLAVALLKSVVFGIVVLVVACQRGLETELGPKGVANAVNSAVVIGVIATFCLNLVITQLLTMFLPQRIG, translated from the coding sequence ATGATCGAACTGCAAGAGCGCGCACTGAAGCGACTACCGGAGCCGGCGGCCCGCTTGGCGCGCTGGGGGATCGATACGACGAGTAGCGCGCTGCGCACCTTCGGTCGCGCACTCACCTTGGCGGAAGAGGCTTTTCGCTGGCTGTTCCGCGACCTCATCGCCCTGCGTCATCCGTGGCGCGACAGCGTCCTGCAGTCCTGGTTCATCGTCAGCGTGACCGCGATTCCCGCTGTGCTGGTGGCGATTCCGTTCGGCGTCATCGTCGCGGTGCAGGTCGGGACGCTCACCCAGGAGGTCGGCGCCACCTCGGTCACCGGCGCGGCGGGCGGGCTCGGCGTGATTCGGCAAGGGGCGCCGATGGTTTCGGCACTGCTGCTCGGCGGTGCGGCCGGTGCGGCCATCGCCTCCGACCTCGGAGCGCGCACCATCCGGGACGAGATCGACGCACTGCGCACCATGGGCATCGACCCGGTGCGCCGGCTGGTGGTGCCCCGGCTGGCGGCGATGATGCTGGTCGCGCCGCTGCTGTGCATCCTGATCATCTTCATGGGCATCGGGACCGGCTACGTCATCAATGTCGGCTTCCAGAGCGGTACCGCGGGCAGTTACATGTCCTCGCTGAGCGCGTTCGCCTCGCTCGCCGATCTCGCGGTGGCGCTGCTGAAATCGGTGGTCTTCGGGATCGTCGTGCTGGTGGTGGCCTGCCAGCGCGGCCTGGAAACCGAGCTCGGCCCCAAAGGGGTTGCCAATGCCGTGAATTCGGCGGTGGTGATCGGCGTCATCGCCACCTTCTGCCTGAATCTGGTGATCACCCAGCTGCTCACGATGTTCCTACCGCAGAGGATCGGCTGA
- a CDS encoding MlaE family ABC transporter permease has protein sequence MLLDGLEHAGHQLTFCFLVLRAIPHTLRTYRRQTMLILTDITWGSGKLIVGGGTVMVLVFLGIAVGGSIGVEGFSALNMVGMGPLTGFVSAYANTREMAPMVAAIGFAAQAGCRMTAEIGAMRISEEIDALEATAVEPIPFVVTTRVIAGVITVIPLYLLTLILSYLSCAVVVNVLHGQASGTYYHYFGMFVQPADMLASVLKATIFVVLIVLIHGYQGFYASGGPEGVGRASGRAIRASLVAVVVADMVLTIAFWGLDSGVRISG, from the coding sequence ATGCTGCTCGACGGACTCGAGCACGCCGGTCACCAGCTCACCTTCTGTTTTCTGGTGCTGCGGGCGATTCCGCATACGCTGCGGACCTATCGCCGCCAGACCATGCTGATTCTCACCGACATCACCTGGGGCAGCGGCAAACTCATCGTCGGCGGCGGCACCGTGATGGTGCTGGTGTTCCTCGGTATCGCGGTCGGCGGCTCGATCGGAGTCGAGGGCTTCTCGGCGCTGAACATGGTCGGGATGGGCCCGCTCACCGGATTCGTCTCCGCCTACGCCAACACCCGGGAGATGGCGCCGATGGTGGCGGCCATCGGCTTCGCCGCCCAGGCCGGGTGCCGGATGACGGCCGAGATCGGCGCCATGCGCATCTCGGAGGAGATCGACGCGCTGGAAGCCACTGCGGTGGAGCCGATTCCGTTCGTGGTGACCACCCGGGTGATCGCGGGTGTCATCACCGTCATCCCGCTGTATCTGCTGACACTGATCCTGAGCTATCTGTCCTGCGCGGTCGTGGTGAACGTGCTGCACGGACAGGCGTCGGGCACCTACTACCACTACTTCGGGATGTTCGTGCAGCCCGCTGACATGCTCGCCTCGGTGCTCAAAGCGACCATCTTCGTGGTGCTGATCGTGCTCATCCACGGCTACCAGGGCTTCTACGCCAGCGGCGGGCCGGAGGGCGTGGGCCGGGCCAGCGGGCGGGCGATCCGCGCCAGCCTGGTCGCGGTCGTGGTGGCCGACATGGTGCTGACCATCGCG
- a CDS encoding SMP-30/gluconolactonase/LRE family protein, whose product MFVRQLAAIVALSCAGAGLALPAAAADPISTCAPARVTTALPAGTPVLDWAENVGYDRRGNLWVSRLYRNEVQRYDNTGKLTATVPVAFPGAVRLGPDGLLYVVYGDAPSSAVIPGGVLRFDPDAADPRPEVFASGFTMPNGAAFDSAGNLYVAATGSGVIRIGRDGVLDKDWTARAAGTGANGIVVRGEMIYLTSNGNPLGRVLSFSIAAPEHRTVLADLSTSLGIPDFADDLHVDGDGVLYVTTVSGQLVRIDPASGGVCTVLSTEPMTAVVAVPGRTDELLAGTEAGGVLRIRLAR is encoded by the coding sequence ATGTTTGTGCGCCAGCTCGCCGCCATCGTCGCTCTGAGCTGCGCGGGAGCCGGTCTGGCGCTGCCCGCCGCGGCCGCCGATCCGATCTCGACCTGCGCCCCCGCCCGAGTGACCACCGCGCTGCCCGCCGGTACGCCGGTACTGGACTGGGCGGAGAACGTGGGCTACGACCGCCGGGGGAACCTGTGGGTCTCGCGGCTGTACCGCAACGAGGTGCAGCGCTATGACAACACCGGCAAGCTGACCGCCACGGTGCCGGTGGCGTTCCCCGGCGCGGTCCGGCTCGGACCGGACGGGTTGCTCTACGTGGTCTACGGCGACGCGCCGAGCAGTGCCGTGATTCCGGGCGGTGTGCTCCGCTTCGATCCGGATGCCGCCGATCCGCGTCCGGAGGTGTTCGCGTCCGGCTTCACCATGCCCAACGGCGCGGCCTTCGACAGCGCGGGCAACCTCTATGTGGCGGCCACCGGGTCCGGTGTCATCCGGATCGGCCGGGATGGCGTGCTGGACAAGGACTGGACCGCGCGGGCCGCGGGGACCGGGGCCAACGGCATCGTGGTGCGGGGCGAGATGATCTACCTGACCTCGAACGGGAATCCGCTGGGCCGGGTGCTGAGCTTCTCGATCGCCGCTCCGGAGCACCGGACCGTGCTCGCGGATCTGTCCACTTCTCTGGGTATTCCGGATTTCGCCGATGACCTGCACGTCGACGGCGACGGCGTGCTCTACGTCACCACCGTGTCGGGTCAGCTGGTGCGGATCGACCCCGCGTCCGGCGGCGTGTGCACGGTGCTCAGCACGGAGCCGATGACGGCGGTGGTCGCGGTGCCGGGGCGGACCGATGAATTGCTCGCGGGCACCGAGGCCGGCGGAGTGCTGCGAATTCGCCTGGCGCGCTGA